The following proteins are encoded in a genomic region of Anabas testudineus chromosome 13, fAnaTes1.2, whole genome shotgun sequence:
- the sebox gene encoding homeobox protein SEBOX, with product MALFMDSEFSILKPNQQKDMVDFKVYFGEQDHCKHSRSDSTVSSPEPDRGAGVTEGQRKRKRTIFSRAQLSELEQAFAVTPYPDITLRERLAAHTHLPESKIQVWFQNRRARSIKTGRLPKSTKAVPGDRGAAEPSPGLMSSPFPTPTTLEDIVRQEQNHHWDEAAQNYSDWIQICSNPVSSTSSSSSLHQQPALGFSKPSESHLWEEEHHRQQHLGPALPRFLPGSFAQPITRQPHHSASSCSYQAFRNFKPQSLAPSGAHQAMYGGSAAGGGHTSVDQVVPTHPQSVYWEVTQGQGHRHHHHHHPQVGPQTSMGYISDLIYNAAIVTNFLEF from the exons ATGGCTCTGTTCATGGACTCGGAGTTTTCTATACTGAAGCCCAACCAGCAGAAAGACATGGTGGATTTTAAGGTTTACTTTGGAGAACAGGATCACTGTAAAC ACTCTCGCAGTGACAGCACCGTGTCCTCTCCGGAGCCGGACAGAGGCGCAGGTGTGACGGAGGGtcagaggaaaaggaagaggacCATCTTCAGCCGAGCCCAGCTGTCGGAGCTGGAGCAGGCCTTCGCTGTGACTCCCTACCCGGACATCACCCTGAGGGAGAGGCTGGCGgcgcacacacacctgcccGAGAGCAAGATACAG GTGTGGTTTCAAAACAGAAGAGCCAGAAGTATCAAGACTGGACGACTCCCAAAGTCCACCAAGGCTGTCCCAGGAGATAGAGGAGCTGCAGAGCCCTCCCCTGGACTCATGAGCTCCCCTTTTCCAACCCCAACCACCCTGGAAGACATAGTCAGGCAAGAGCAGAACCACCACTGGGACGAGGCTGCACAAAATTATTCCGACTGGATCCAGATCTGCAGCAACCCCGTGTCATCAACATCGTCTTCCTCATCTCTCCACCAGCAGCCGGCGCTGGGCTTCTCAAAACCTTCAGAGTCCCATCTCTGGGAGGAGGAGCACCACCGGCAGCAGCACTTGGGACCAGCACTCCCCCGTTTTCTCCCTGGGTCGTTTGCCCAGCCCATCACCAGGCAGCCTCACCACTCTGCCTCATCCTGCTCGTACCAGGCCTTCAGGAACTTCAAGCCCCAGAGCCTGGCTCCATCCGGGGCTCATCAGGCTATGTATGGAGGCAGCGCTGCAGGTGGAGGTCACACCTCTGTGGACCAGGTAGTCCCTACCCACCCACAGTCAGTTTACTGGGAGGTAACTCAGGGCCAAGGACACCgccaccatcatcaccaccacccaCAAGTGGGACCCCAGACGTCCATGGGATACATCTCGGACTTGATCTACAACGCTGCCATTGTCACCAACTTTCTGGAGTTCTGA
- the tmem199 gene encoding transmembrane protein 199 — MALAFVIGDEFRNKVTQLLEKPDSSLPQRLREELQDTLEKSKPATLPFSTARKLKKYLQDQGHPFYLHELLEDSSLHLPEVVKPPRNPELVARLEKIKAKLANEEYNRITRNVNTQEINRNGTLADFGRQVRSVKAVVVTIFNFLVTVIAAFACSYIGSQYLFTEMAARVISAVIAASVVGLAELYVLVRTMEGELGQP, encoded by the exons ATGGCCTTAGCATTTGTCATCGGAGATGAATTCAGAAATAAGGTCACACAGTTGTTGGAAAAGCCAGACTCATCTCTGCCACAACGACTGAGAGAAGAACTGCAAGATACTTTGGAGAAATCAAAACCAGCAACTCTGCCCTTTAGTACAGCGAGAAAGCTGAAGAAATACCTGCAGGACCAAG gGCATCCTTTCTACCTGCATGAGTTGTTAGAAGACAGCTCACTGCATCTACCCGAGGTGGTGAAGCCTCCCAGA AACCCAGAACTGGTCGCCCGTCTCGAGAAAATTAAGGCCAAACTAGCCAATGAGGAATACAACAGGATCACCCGTAACGTCAACACTCAG gAAATAAACCGGAATGGTACATTAGCAGATTTTGGACGACAAG TGCGATCAGTCAAAGCTGTGGTGGTGACCATATTCAACTTTCTGGTCACAGTCATTGCTGCTTTTGCCTGTTCCTACATTGGCAGTCAGTACCTGTTCACTGAGATGGCTGCG CGAGTAATATCGGCCGTGATCGCTGCATCTGTGGTCGGCCTTGCAGAACTGTACGTTCTCGTCCGGACCATGGAGGGAGAACTAGGACAACCGTAG
- the poldip2 gene encoding polymerase delta-interacting protein 2 isoform X2, whose amino-acid sequence MRVRERVGAGKMAACALRRGLLNTVSKYNKKHTQRLLSVADTSSGFEAYKLRVQCRVCGLSGGVQQRRFMSSRPEGKILETVGVFEAVKQHGKYETGQLFLHSVFGYRGIVLFPWHARLYDRDITPPLSDNKPEPPGTHGSKEVKGKTHTYYQVLIDTRDCPHISQRSQTEAVTFLANHDDSRALYAIPGLDYVSHEDILPYNSTEQVPIQHELFERFLMYNPTKSPPFTARDTLKAWQEKNHPWLELSDVHRETTENIRVTVIPFYMGMREAQNSHVYWWRYCIRLENLGNEVVQLRERHWRIFSLSGTLETVRGRGVVGREPVLSKEQPAFQYSSHVSLQAPSGHMWGTFRIERTDGSHFDVRIPPFSLESNKDDKAPPAGYTF is encoded by the exons ATGCGCGTGCGGGAGCGTGTTGGAGCAGGAAAGATGGCGGCTTGTGCGCTACGCCGAGGTCTGCTGAACACCGTCAGTAAATACAACAAGAAACACACGCAGAGATTGCTGAGCGTCGCAGATACCAGCAGCGGGTTTGAGGCGTACAAACTGCGAGTACAATGCCGAGTATGCGGACTGTCCGGCGGGGTCCAGCAGAGGAGGTTCATGTCGTCACG GCCTGAAGGGAAGATTTTGGAAACTGTGGGAGTGTTTGAGGCTGTGAAGCAGCACGGCAAATATGAGACAGGACAG CTGTTTCTCCACAGTGTGTTTGGCTACAGAGGCATTGTCTTGTTTCCCTGGCATGCCAGACTCTATGACAGAGACATCACCCCTCCCTTGTCTGACAA taAACCTGAGCCTCCAGGAACTCACGGGTCCAAGGAGGTGAAGGGGAAGACCCACACCTACTACCAAGTTCTGATCGACACTAGGGATTGTCCTCACATA TCTCAGAGGTCCCAGACAGAGGCAGTGACGTTTCTGGCAAACCACGACGACAGCAGAGCTTTGTACGCCATCCCAG gTCTGGACTATGTGAGCCATGAAGACATCCTGCCCTACAACTCCACAGAGCAGGTTCCCATCCAACATGAGCTTTTCGAGCGCTTCCTCATGTACAACCCCACCAAAT CGCCGCCGTTCACAGCCAGAGACACCCTAAAAGCGTGGCAGGAGAAGAACCACCCGTGGCTGGAGCTCTCGGACGTGCACAGGGAGACCACTGAAAACATCCGAGTCACCGTCATCCCCTTCTACATGGGAATGAGG GAGGCCCAGAACTCCCATGTCTACTGG TGGCGATACTGTATCCGTCTGGAGAACTTGGGAAATGAGGTGGTtcagctgagagagagacactggaGGATCTTCAGTCTGTCAGGAACTCTGGAGACAGTCCGAGGACGAGGGGTTGTAGGAAGG GAGCCAGTGTTGTCTAAGGAGCAGCCAGCCTTCCAGTACAGCAGCCACGTGTCTCTACAAGCCCCCAGTGGTCATATGTG GGGGACGTTTCGTATTGAAAGGACTGACGGCTCCCACTTTGACGTTCGCATTCCTCCTTTCTCCCTGGAGAGCAACAAAGACGACAAAGCGCCCCCTGCTGGCTACACATTCTAA
- the poldip2 gene encoding polymerase delta-interacting protein 2 isoform X1, which yields MRVRERVGAGKMAACALRRGLLNTVSKYNKKHTQRLLSVADTSSGFEAYKLRVQCRVCGLSGGVQQRRFMSSRNRPEGKILETVGVFEAVKQHGKYETGQLFLHSVFGYRGIVLFPWHARLYDRDITPPLSDNKPEPPGTHGSKEVKGKTHTYYQVLIDTRDCPHISQRSQTEAVTFLANHDDSRALYAIPGLDYVSHEDILPYNSTEQVPIQHELFERFLMYNPTKSPPFTARDTLKAWQEKNHPWLELSDVHRETTENIRVTVIPFYMGMREAQNSHVYWWRYCIRLENLGNEVVQLRERHWRIFSLSGTLETVRGRGVVGREPVLSKEQPAFQYSSHVSLQAPSGHMWGTFRIERTDGSHFDVRIPPFSLESNKDDKAPPAGYTF from the exons ATGCGCGTGCGGGAGCGTGTTGGAGCAGGAAAGATGGCGGCTTGTGCGCTACGCCGAGGTCTGCTGAACACCGTCAGTAAATACAACAAGAAACACACGCAGAGATTGCTGAGCGTCGCAGATACCAGCAGCGGGTTTGAGGCGTACAAACTGCGAGTACAATGCCGAGTATGCGGACTGTCCGGCGGGGTCCAGCAGAGGAGGTTCATGTCGTCACG GAACAGGCCTGAAGGGAAGATTTTGGAAACTGTGGGAGTGTTTGAGGCTGTGAAGCAGCACGGCAAATATGAGACAGGACAG CTGTTTCTCCACAGTGTGTTTGGCTACAGAGGCATTGTCTTGTTTCCCTGGCATGCCAGACTCTATGACAGAGACATCACCCCTCCCTTGTCTGACAA taAACCTGAGCCTCCAGGAACTCACGGGTCCAAGGAGGTGAAGGGGAAGACCCACACCTACTACCAAGTTCTGATCGACACTAGGGATTGTCCTCACATA TCTCAGAGGTCCCAGACAGAGGCAGTGACGTTTCTGGCAAACCACGACGACAGCAGAGCTTTGTACGCCATCCCAG gTCTGGACTATGTGAGCCATGAAGACATCCTGCCCTACAACTCCACAGAGCAGGTTCCCATCCAACATGAGCTTTTCGAGCGCTTCCTCATGTACAACCCCACCAAAT CGCCGCCGTTCACAGCCAGAGACACCCTAAAAGCGTGGCAGGAGAAGAACCACCCGTGGCTGGAGCTCTCGGACGTGCACAGGGAGACCACTGAAAACATCCGAGTCACCGTCATCCCCTTCTACATGGGAATGAGG GAGGCCCAGAACTCCCATGTCTACTGG TGGCGATACTGTATCCGTCTGGAGAACTTGGGAAATGAGGTGGTtcagctgagagagagacactggaGGATCTTCAGTCTGTCAGGAACTCTGGAGACAGTCCGAGGACGAGGGGTTGTAGGAAGG GAGCCAGTGTTGTCTAAGGAGCAGCCAGCCTTCCAGTACAGCAGCCACGTGTCTCTACAAGCCCCCAGTGGTCATATGTG GGGGACGTTTCGTATTGAAAGGACTGACGGCTCCCACTTTGACGTTCGCATTCCTCCTTTCTCCCTGGAGAGCAACAAAGACGACAAAGCGCCCCCTGCTGGCTACACATTCTAA